From a region of the Budorcas taxicolor isolate Tak-1 chromosome 9, Takin1.1, whole genome shotgun sequence genome:
- the LOC128053179 gene encoding keratin, type I cytoskeletal 18-like, with the protein MSFSAQSTFSNYWSLGSVQSSGHRVRPASSAASVYAGDRGSGSWISVSCTTSVWGAWGSGNLGAGMAGGLVGVGGIQGEKETVQDLNDRLASYLEKVRSLEADNRRLESKIREHLEKKGPQVRDWGHCLKIIEDLRAPIFANSVDNARIVLQIDNVRLAADDFRVKYETELAMCQSVESDIHGLRKVISDTSVTRLQLETEIEALEELLFMKKNHEEEVKGLQNQIANSGLTVELDAPKPQDLSKIMADIRAQYDELAQKNREELNKYWSQQIEESTTVVTSQNAEIGAAEMTLTELLRTVQSLEIDLDSMRNLKASLENSLREVEARYAMQMEQLNGVLLHLESELAQTRAEGQHQTQEYEALLNVKVKLEAEINTYRRLLEDGEDFSLGDTLDSSTSRQTIQKTTTLRLVDGKVVSETSDTKVLRP; encoded by the coding sequence ATGAGCTTCAGCGCCCAATCCACCTTCTCCAACTACTGGTCCCTGGGCTCCGTGCAGTCGTCGGGCCACCGGGTCCGACCGGCCAGCAGCGCGGCCAGCGTCTATGCAGGCGACAGGGGCTCGGGCTCCTGGATCTCCGTGTCCTGCACCACCAGCGTCTGGGGCGCCTGGGGGTCCGGGAACCTGGGCGCCGGGATGGCCGGGGGTCTGGTGGGTGTAGGGGGCATCCAGGGCGAGAAGGAGACCGTGCAAGACCTGAATGACCGCCTTGCCTCCTACCTGGAGAaggtgaggagcctggaggcggATAACCGGAGACTGGAGAGCAAAATCCGGGAACACCTGGAGAAGAAGGGACCCCAGGTCAGAGACTGGGGACACTGCCTGAAGATCATCGAGGACCTGAGGGCTCCGATTTTTGCAAATTCTGTGGACAACGCCCGCATTGTTTTGCAGATTGACAATGTCCGTCTTGCTGCTGATGACTTCAGAGTCAAGTATGAGACGGAACTGGCCATGTGCCAGTCTGTGGAGAGTGACATACATGGGCTCCGCAAGGTCATCAGTGACACCAGTGTCACCCGGCTGCAGCTGGAGACTGAGATCGAGGCTCTCGAGGAGCTGCTCTTCATGAAGAAGAACCATGAGGAGGAAGTAAAGGGTCTACAAAACCAAATTGCCAACTCTGGGCTGACTGTGGAGTTGGATGCCCCCAAACCTCAGGACCTTAGCAAGATCATGGCAGACATCCGGGCCCAGTATGACGAGCTGGCTCAGAAGAACCGAGAGGAGCTGAACAAGTACTGGTCCCAGCAGATTGAGGAGAGCACCACAGTGGTCACCTCGCAGAACGCTGAGATAGGAGCTGCTGAGATGACCCTCACAGAGCTGTTGCGCACCGTCCAGTCCCTGGAGATCGACCTGGACTCCATGAGAAATCTGAAGGCCAGCTTGGAGAACAGCCTGAGGGAAGTGGAGGCCCGCTACGCCATGCAGATGGAGCAGCTCAACGGAGTCCTCCTGCACCTGGAGTCAGAGCTGGCCCAGACCCGGGCAGAGGGGCAACACCAGACCCAGGAGTACGAGGCCCTGCTGAATGTCAAGGTCAAGCTGGAGGCTGAGATCAATACCTACCGCCGTCTGCTGGAAGATGGGGAGGATTTCAGTCTTGGCGACACTCTGGACAGCAGCACCTCCAGGCAAACCATCCAGAAGACCACCACCCTCAGGCTTGTGGAtggcaaagtggtgtctgagACCTCAGACACCAAAGTTCTGAGGCCCTGA